The nucleotide window TTGAACCTCTGACATCTTCGATGTGAACGAAGCGCTCTACCACTGAGCTAATCACCCGGTAGCGGGTCTATTAAGGAAAGCCGGCAGGAGACGCAAGAGGTCAAACACCGGGTTTCGAGGATTTTCTTCACGGCCGTCGGACACAGCAGCAGAGCCACTTTTCAGAGCCCGACACACGATGTTGCGAGGGGAAAACGGCCCCCGCAGGAGGGACAGGATGCCCTCCTGCCCTGATCCTGTCGCGCATCGCGGCGGCGCTCGCCCCGCAGGCGGTTGGCGTGGGGAATCGCCGACGCCACGCCTTCTCGCGCGTCTCCTCGAGCCGGGCCAGCGGCGACAAAGCGGCCCGTGGGTGCGCGTGACGCTGGCCCCCGACGCGCGCATCATCTAGACCGCTGCCACGGCACGAAAGGGGCAGTCATGGCAGACACGGAGCTTGTCATCTTCGATTTCGACGGCGTGGTCGTCGACAGCGAGGTCATCAGCGCGCGCATGCTGGTCGCCGAGCTGGCGCAGCACGGTGTCGATGTCGACCTGCCCTATATCGCCGAACACTTCCTCGGTCGCAGCTACCCGGTGGTTCTCGCGCAGGTCCGGAGCGCCTTCGGCATCACCCTGCCCGAGGGCTTCGAGGCCGACTACCGCGCGCGGCTGGTCGAAGCGTTTCGCCATGAGCTGCGTGTGATGGCCGGACTGCGCGACTTCGTGACGTCGCTCGCCGTGCCCTACTGCATCGCCACCAGCTCGAGCCCGGCGCGGGTGGCGCAATCGATCGAGATTGCCGGGCTGGGCGATCTCTTCGACGGGCGCATCACCACCGCGTCCGAGGTGACAAGGGGCAAGCCGGCACCGGATCTGCCCCTGCGCGCCGCCGAGAAGGCCGGTGTCGCGCCCGGGGCCTGCGTGATCATCGAGGACTCGCTTGCCGGCCTGCGCGCCGGGCTCGCCGCCCGCATGACGGTCTGGCAGTTCACCGGCGGCAGCCACTTCGCCGGCATGGTCCCGCCCGCCTCGCCCGATGCGACGCCGCATCGGACGTTTGCAGAATTCCCCGAGGTCGCGCATTTTGCGCCGCAGCTTCTGAAACCCGCCATGAGGGAGAGCCGCACGGATGGCTGACGACAGCGAAGTCCTGCCGCAGGATATCGCCGCACGGGCGGCGTGGCTCTACTATGTCGGCGGGCTGCGCCAGGACCAGATCGCGCAGGAGCTGGGCATCTCGCGGCAGCGGGCGCAGCGCATGGTGGCGCGCGCGATGGCCGAAGGGCTGGTACGGGTGCGCATCGATCATCCGATCGCGGAATGTCTCGATCTCGAACGGGCGTTGCGCCGCAAGTTCGGGCTGAGCCGGGCGCGCGTGGCGCCCCGCCTCGGGCCCGGGCATGACGCCCTACGCGCCATCGCGCCCTTTGCCGCGCCCGAGGTCGAGCGGATCTTCCGGGAGGAAACCCCGAAGCTCGTCGGCCTCGGCACCGGGCGGACGCTGCGCGCGGTGATCGAGGAGATGCAGACCATCTCGGCGAAGCAGCACAAGATGGTCTCGCTCATCGGCAACGTCTCGCCCGACGGCTCGGCGTCCTTCTACGAGGTCATCATGCGCGCCGCCGACAAGACCGGTGCGCCACACTACCCGATGTCGGTGCCGGTCGTCGCCCGCGACGCCGAGGAATTCGCGATCTACCGCGCGCTGCCGCACGTGCAGGCGCTGCGCAAGCTCGCCGCGCAGGCCGACATCACCATCGTCGGCATCGGCCAGATGGCCGATGACGCGCCGCTCTTCGTCGACGGGTTCATCACCGAGGGCGAGCTCAAGTCGGTGCAGCAGGCTGGCGCGGCCGGCGAGCTCTGCGGCTATATCTTCGATTCCGACGGGCAGTATCTGGATCATCCCGTCAATGATTTCATGGTCGGATGCCGCGTTCCGGTGAACGACAACCCCGTCATGTGCATCGGCGGAGGCGTGAGCAAGATCAAGGCGTTGAGGGCCGCTCTTAAGGGTAATCTCATCGACGAGCTCATCACGGACGAACTGACCGCCGCCGAATTGATCAGCAGCTAATCAAGACCCTGCTCCCAAAACGAGCTTGACTCGACTCGTTGGGTCATGTGAGCATTTATTCACGGTGCGGGCATATGCTCAATCCGGGAGTTTTGGGAGGACAATCCATGTCTTATACGTTCCGCGCCCTGATGGGCGCGTGCGCCGTCAGTGCGCTTGCCACCGCCGCGCTGGCCGAAACCACGATCACCGTGGCCACCGTCAACAACGGCGACATGATCCGCATGCAGGGCATGATGGAGGACTTCAACGCCCAGCATCCCGACATCAAGGTCGAGTGGGTGACCCTGGAAGAGAACGTGCTGCGCCAGCGCGTGACCCAGGACGTGGCGACCGGCGGCGGGCAGTTCGACGTGATGACCATCGGCAACTACGAGGTTCCGATCTGGGGCGAGCGCGGCTGGCTCATGCCGCTCGAAGACCTGTCGGACGACTACGCGGTCGACGACCTGATCCCCTCGATCCGCGAGGCGCTCTCGGTCGACGGCACGCTCTACGCGCTGCCTTTCTACGGTGAATCCGCCTTCGTGATGTATCGCACCGACCTCGCCGAGAAGGCCGGCATCGAGATCCCCGAAGAGCCGACCTGGGCCCAGATCAAGGACGCCGCCGCCAAGATGACCGACAAGGATGCCGGCATCTACGGCATCTGCCTTCGCGGCAAGCCCGGCTGGGGCGAGAACATGGCCTTCATCTCGGCCATGGCAAACAGCTACGGCGCGCGCTGGTTCGACATGGACTGGCAGCCCGAGTTCGACAGCGAGCCGTGGCAGGCCGCGTTCAAGGACTACCTCGACCTGATGACCAACTACGGTCCTCCGGGCGCGTCCTCGAACGGTTTCAACGAGAACCTCTCGCTGTTCCAGCAGGGCAAGTGCGGCATGTGGATCGACGCCACCGTCGCCGCGGGCTTCGTCACCGACCCCGAGGAATCGACCGTCGCCGACAACGTGGGCTACGCGGTGTTCCCGAACAAGGAAGGCGTGGACAACCACGGCAACTGGCTCTGGTCGTGGAACCTCGGCATCCCCGAGTCGACCGACGCGCCGGAAGCCGCCAAGGCCTTCGTGACCTGGGCCACCTCGAAGGAGTACACCCAGCTCGTCGCCGAAAAGCAGGGCTGGCGCGCAGCGCCTCCGGGCACCCGCAGCTCGCTCTACGAGAACGAGACCTACCTCGAGGAAGCGCCCTTCGCGACGTTGACCAAGCAGACCATGGACGCCGCCACCCCCGAGAAGCCCTCGGTGCAGGAAGTGCCCTACGTCGGTGCGCAGTTCGTCTCGATCCCGGAATTCCAGGGCATCGGCACGGCGGTCGGCCAGCAGTTCTCGGCGGCGCTTGCCGGGCAGATGGATGCCGAGCAGGCCCTGACCAACGCACAACAACTCACCGAACGTGAGATGATGAAGGCCGGCTACATCAAGTAACCGCGCCTCGACCTTGCACGGGCCGCGGGGACCTCCCCGGCCCGTGCCCTTTCCGACCGGAGCCGTGCCTGCGCCCCGCGTCGCGCCCCGCGCGACCGCGCCGTCCGGCCTCACGCTCCGCGAACCCCACCTTGCCGAGAGACCTGCCATGGCCACCCAGCATTCCCGCGCCGCAGCAAGGCTGATGATCTCGCCCGCCGTGCTTCTCCTGCTCGGCTGGATGCTCATCCCGCTCGCGATGACGATCTACTTCTCCTTCCTGCGCTACAACCTGTTGATGCCGGGAATGGAGGAATTCACCGGCTGGACGAACTACCGCTTCTTCCTGACCGACCCGGCCTTCTTCTCGGCCCTGACCAACACGCTGCTTCTCGTCGGGGGCGTCCTGCTCATCACGGTGATCGGCGGCACGCTGCTGGCGCTGCTGCTCGACCAGCCCTTCTGGGGACAGGGGATCGTGCGGATCATGGTGATCGCGCCGTTCTTCGTGATGCCCACCGTCTCGGCGCTGGTCTGGAAGAACATGTTCATGAACCCGGTGAACGGGCTCTTCGGGCATCTCTTCAACGCGCTCGGCATCCCGCCCTTCGACTTCCTCAGCCAGGCGCCGCTTGCCTCGATCATCTTCATCGTCAGCTGGCAGTGGCTGCCCTTCGCGACGCTGATCCTGCTCACCGCGCTGCAGTCGCTCGACCAGGAGCAGCTCGAGGCGGCCGAAATGGACGGCGCCGGCGCCCTGTCGCGCTTCTACCACATCATGGTGCCGCACCTGTCGCGCGCCATCACCGTGGTGATCCTGATCCAGACGATCTTCCTGCTGTCGATCTTCGCCGAGATCCTCGTGACCACCAACGGCGGCCCGGGCACGGCCTCCACCAACCTCACCTACCTCATCTACATGCAGTCGCTGCTGCAGTTCGATGTGGGCGGTGGCTCCGCCGGCGGCGTCGTCGCCATCATTCTCGCCAACATCGTCGCGATCTTCCTGATGCGGATGATCGGCAAGAACCTCGACGCGTAAGGGAGGGAAAACACCATGGCCCGCGCCGTCAGCAACCGCCGCAAGACCATCGTGACCATCGCCGCATGGATCATCGGTTTCGCGATCTTCTTCCCGATCCTGTGGATCATCATCCTGTCCTTCAAGTCCGAGGGCAACGCCATCAAGACACCGATCGAGGTGCTCACCTCGCAGTGGACCCTCGACAGCTACGCCACCGTGCAGGAGCGGTCGAACTACCTGCGCCACTTCTGGAACTCGGTGATCCTGTCGGTGGGCTCCACGGTGATCGGCCTGATCATCGCCGTCCCCGCCGCCTGGGCCATGGCCTTCGTGCCGGGCAAGCGCACCAAGGACGTGCTGATGTGGATGCTCTCCACCAAGATGCTGCCACCCGTGGGCGTTCTGGTGCCGATCTACCTGATCTTCCGCAACCTCGGGCTGCTCGACACCCGCATCGGCCTGGTGATCGTGCTGACGCTCATCAACCTGCCGATCATCATCTGGATGCTCTACACCTACTTCCGCGAGATCCCGGGCGAGATCCTCGAGGCCGCGCGGATGGACGGCGCCAACCTGCGCAACGAGATCATCTACGTGCTCACGCCGATGGCCGTGCCGGGCATCGCCTCCACGCTGCTGCTGAACATCATCCTCGCCTGGAACGAGGCGTTCTGGACGCTCAACCTGACCGCCGCCAAAGCCGCGCCGCTCACCGCGTTCATCGCCTCCTACTCCAGCCCCGAGGGACTGTTCTACGCAAAGCTGTCGGCGGCCTCGACCATGGCCATCGCGCCGATCCTCATCATGGGCTGGTTCAGCCAGAAACAACTCGTCCGCGGCCTGACCTTCGGCGCGGTGAAATAAGAAGGACCACGGAACATGGGACGCATTACGCTTGACCAGGTGACCAAGAGCTTCGGCGACGTCAACGTCATCCCACCGCTCGACCTGACCATCGACGACGGCGAGTTCGTGGTCTTCGTCGGCCCCTCGGGCTGCGGCAAGTCCACCCTGCTGCGCCTGATCGCGGGGCTCGAGGATGTCAGCTCCGGCCAGATCCGCATCGACGGCGAGGACGCCACCAACATGGCCCCGGCGCAACGCGGGCTGGCGATGGTCTTCCAGAGCTACGCGCTCTACCCGCACATGTCGGTGCGCAAGAACATCGCCTTCCCGATGAAGATGGCCGGCGTGCCCGAGGACGAGCAGAAGCGCCGCATCGACAGTGCGGCGGCGGCGCTGAACCTCACCGACTACCTCGAACGGCGTCCGGGCCAGCTCTCGGGCGGCCAGCGCCAGCGGGTCGCCATCGGCCGCGCCATCGTGCGCGAGCCCTCGGCCTTCCTCTTCGACGAACCGCTGTCGAACCTCGACGCGGCGCTGCGGGTAGGCATGCGGCTCGAGATCATGGAGCTGCACAAGCGGCTCGACACCACGATGATCTACGTCACCCACGACCAGGTCGAGGCGATGACCATGGCCGACAAGATCGTGGTGCTGCGCGCCGGCAACATCGAGCAGGTGGGCTCGCCGCTCGAGCTCTACCGCGCGCCCCGCAACGAGTTCGTCGCGGGCTTCATCGGCAGCCCCAAGATGAACCTTCTCAAGGGCGAGGTCGCGCGCACCTACAACGCCAGCACCATCGGCGTCCGGCCCGAGCACATCGCCGTGTCGACCTCCGAAGGGCTCTGGCACGGCACCGTGGGCGTGGCCGAGCATCTCGGCTCCGACACCTTCATCCACGTCCACGAGCACGGCATGGGCTCCGAGCCGCTCACCGTGCGTGTCGACGGCGAGCTGCCGGTGAAACACGGCGACCGGATCTTCATGACCCCGGACCAGGACAAGATGCACCGCTTCGACGAGCAGGGCCTGCGCAAGTAACCACGCGGCCCCTCGCGACACACCATCCGGACAGGCCCCTGCCGCGGGCCGTCCGATCACAGGACGCCCCGACGGGGCAGAAGCATCGTCGCCCATCGCGGCAACGTGGACGGCGGTCAGTGACAGAGCTGACGGAGGCGAAACTAGATGAAACTGGTCAACGAAACCCTGGGCGATCTCGACAAGCGCGTCGCCCTGCCCGGCTACGACCGCAAGAGCCTGTCGCACGGCATCGTGCACGTGGGGCTCGGCAACTTCCACCGCGCCCACCAGGCGGTGTACCTCGACGATCTCTTCGGCAAGGGGCTCGACCATGACTGGGCGATCACCGGTGCCGGCGTCCGCGCACCCGACGCGAAGATGCGCGAGCTGCTGCTGGCGCAGGATTGCCTGTCCACGGTGATCGAGATGTCGCCCTCCGGAGAGAGCCCCCGCATCACCGGCGCGATGATCGACTACGTCGAGATCGACGAGACCAACGGACCGCTCATCGCCAAGATGACCGACCCCGCCACCCGCATCGTCTCGCTCACCGTGACCGAGGGCGGCTACTACGTCGATCCCACCACCGAGACCTTCGATCCCTCGCATCCCGACATCGCCGCCGACGGCAAGACCCCCGATGCGCCGCGGACCGTCTTCGGCGCCATCGTCGCGGCCCTCAAGGCGCGCCGGGCCGCCGGCACCCCGCCCTTCACGGTGATGAGCTGCGACAACATCCCCGGCAACGGCGATGTCACCCGCGACGCGGTTGTCGGCACCGCGCGGCTCTCGGACGCCGAGCTCGCCGGCTGGATCACCGAAAACGTCGCCTTCCCCAACTCGATGGTCGACCGCATCACCCCCGCCACCGGCGATGCCGAACGCGCGCTCGCCGCGACATACGGTCTCGACGATCCGGTCCCGGTCACCTGCGAACCGTTCCGCCAGTGGGTGCTCGAGGACAACTTCCCGCAGGGCCGCCCGCGGCTCGAGGAGGTCGGCGTCACCTTCACCGATCACGTGCACGACTACGAGCGCATGAAGATCCGCATCCTGAACGGCGGCCATGCGATCATCGCCTATTCCGGCGCCCTGCTCGGCTGCCTGCTGGCGGACCAGGCGATGGCCCACCCGCTGGTGCACGCCTACTTCCGCAAGGTCGAGGAACAGGAGGTGCTGCCGCATGTCACGCCAGTGCCCGAGTTCACGCCCGGGGCCTACCTCGAGCTGATCGACAGCCGCTTCTCGAACCCGGCAGTCAAGGACACCACGCGGCGGCTCTGCCTCGACGGCTCGAACCGTCAGCCCAAGTTCATCGTCCCCTCGATCCAGGACGGTCTGCGCGTCGGCACGCCCGTCGACGGTCTGGCGCTCGAGTCGGCGCTCTGGTGCCGCTACTGCGCCGGCACGCTCGAGGACGGCAGCGCCATCGCGCCCAACGATCCCGACTGGGACCGCCTCGTCGCGCTCTCGGCCGAGGCAAAGGACCGTCCGCAGGCCTGGCTCGAGCAGCGCACGGTCTACGGCGCGCTCGCGTCGAACGACGCCTTCGCCGCCCGCTTCGCCACCTGGCTCGACCGGCTGTGGACGGATGGCACCGCCAAAACCCTCGAAACCTACCTCGCGGACTGAGACGACCATGAGCTTCCTCGGCCTCGACCTCGGCACCTCCGGCCTGCGCGCCCTGCTCACCGACGAAGGGGGCACGCCCCTCGCCTCGGCCGAGCGTCACTACGAGGCGTCGCACCCGCGGTCCGGCTGGTCCGAGCAGGATCCGGCCGACTGGATCGCGGCGCTCGAGGGCGCGGTCGAGGAACTGCGTGCCCACCCCTCCTGGGCGGGGCTTAGGGGCATCGGCGTCGCCGGGCACATGCACGGTGCCGTCACGCTCGACGCGGACGACAGGGTCATCCGCCCCTGCATCCTGTGGAACGACACCCGCAGCCACGCCGAGGCCGCCCGTCTCGACACGATCCCCGGGGTGCGCGCGCTGTCGGGCAACATCGTGTTCCCGGGCTTCACCGCTCCTAAACTGCTGTGGATGCAGGCGCATGAACCCGAGGCCTTCGCCCGGGTGGCACGTGTGCTGCTGCCCGCGGCCTACCTCAACCTCTACCTGACCGGCGATCACGTGGCGGACATGTCCGACAGCGCCGGCACCAGCTGGCTCGACACCGGCGCCCGCGACTGGTCCGACCGGCTGCTCGAGGCCGGCAACATGCGCCGCGACCAGATGCCCCGGCTGGTCGAGGGCTGCGCGCCCGCCGGCATCCTGCGCGAAGATCTGGCTCGGCAGTGGGGCGTCGGGCCGGGTGCGGCGGTGGCGGGCGGCGCCGGGGACAACGCCGCCGCCGCCTGCGGCACCGGGGTGCTCTCCGAGGGACAGGGCTTCGTGTCCCTCGGTACCTCCGGCGTGCTGCTCGCCGCCCGCGACGGCTACCGCCCGTCGCCGGACACTGCACTGCACAGCTTCTGCCACGCGGTCCCCGGCACCTGGTACCAGATGGGCGTCATGCTGAGCTGCACCGACAGCCTCAACTGGCTCGCCCGGATCACCGGCGCCCGCCCCGCCGAGCTCACCGCCGCGCTCGGCGACTGCCTCACCGCGCCCGGCCGGGTCCGCTTCCTGCCCTATCTTTCCGGCGAGCGCACGCCGCACAACGACGCCGACATCCGCGGCGCCTTCACCGGCATCGGCGCCGAGACCACCCGCGAGGATCTCACCCGCGCGGTGCTCGAGGGCGTGAGCTTCGGCCTGCGCGACAGCGCCGAGGCGCTGCGCTCGGTGGGCGCCCGCCCGGCCCAGCTGCTCGCCATCGGCGGCGGCAGCGGCTCGCGCTACTGGCTGCGCCTGCTCGCCACGGTGCTCGACACGCCGCTGCACCTGCCAAAGGCCGGCGAGTTCGGCGCCGCCCTCGGGGCCGCGCGCCTCGGGCGCATCGCGGCCACCGGCGAGTCCCCGGCCGAGGTGATGACACCGCCCGCCACCGGCGAGGTCGTCGAACCCGTCAGCGCGCTGGTCCCGGCTTTCGACACCGCCTACCGGCGCTTCGGACCCGCCTACCGCGGCATCCGCGCCATCCAGTAGCCGGGACCTGCCGCCAATCGCGGCACGCCCGCCCCTTCTTCTCTTTCCCAAATACCCTCGGGGTGAATGCGGCGCAGCCGCAGAGGGGCAGCGCCCCTCAGCACCACCCGGCCAGCCTCACACGCCGATGGGCACCATGTGGTTATCCCAGGACGCATCCGCCCGGCGCAGCGGCGTGGCACCCTTCGGCCCCACCACCAGCAGCCCGCCGAGCCCGTCGCTCGCCATGTAGCCCTCCGGGTGACGTGCCAGCCCGCAGACGTCGGCCCGCGACACCGACCCGAGAAACGCGCCCCCCTCCGAGAACCGATGCACCCGACCGCCGCGCGGCGAGGTGATGGCGATCTCGCGTCCGTCGCCCGAGAAGGACACGCTGCCCGCGTAGCCGTCCA belongs to Salipiger profundus and includes:
- a CDS encoding HAD family hydrolase — translated: MADTELVIFDFDGVVVDSEVISARMLVAELAQHGVDVDLPYIAEHFLGRSYPVVLAQVRSAFGITLPEGFEADYRARLVEAFRHELRVMAGLRDFVTSLAVPYCIATSSSPARVAQSIEIAGLGDLFDGRITTASEVTRGKPAPDLPLRAAEKAGVAPGACVIIEDSLAGLRAGLAARMTVWQFTGGSHFAGMVPPASPDATPHRTFAEFPEVAHFAPQLLKPAMRESRTDG
- a CDS encoding sugar-binding transcriptional regulator translates to MADDSEVLPQDIAARAAWLYYVGGLRQDQIAQELGISRQRAQRMVARAMAEGLVRVRIDHPIAECLDLERALRRKFGLSRARVAPRLGPGHDALRAIAPFAAPEVERIFREETPKLVGLGTGRTLRAVIEEMQTISAKQHKMVSLIGNVSPDGSASFYEVIMRAADKTGAPHYPMSVPVVARDAEEFAIYRALPHVQALRKLAAQADITIVGIGQMADDAPLFVDGFITEGELKSVQQAGAAGELCGYIFDSDGQYLDHPVNDFMVGCRVPVNDNPVMCIGGGVSKIKALRAALKGNLIDELITDELTAAELISS
- a CDS encoding ABC transporter substrate-binding protein, producing MSYTFRALMGACAVSALATAALAETTITVATVNNGDMIRMQGMMEDFNAQHPDIKVEWVTLEENVLRQRVTQDVATGGGQFDVMTIGNYEVPIWGERGWLMPLEDLSDDYAVDDLIPSIREALSVDGTLYALPFYGESAFVMYRTDLAEKAGIEIPEEPTWAQIKDAAAKMTDKDAGIYGICLRGKPGWGENMAFISAMANSYGARWFDMDWQPEFDSEPWQAAFKDYLDLMTNYGPPGASSNGFNENLSLFQQGKCGMWIDATVAAGFVTDPEESTVADNVGYAVFPNKEGVDNHGNWLWSWNLGIPESTDAPEAAKAFVTWATSKEYTQLVAEKQGWRAAPPGTRSSLYENETYLEEAPFATLTKQTMDAATPEKPSVQEVPYVGAQFVSIPEFQGIGTAVGQQFSAALAGQMDAEQALTNAQQLTEREMMKAGYIK
- a CDS encoding carbohydrate ABC transporter permease, whose protein sequence is MATQHSRAAARLMISPAVLLLLGWMLIPLAMTIYFSFLRYNLLMPGMEEFTGWTNYRFFLTDPAFFSALTNTLLLVGGVLLITVIGGTLLALLLDQPFWGQGIVRIMVIAPFFVMPTVSALVWKNMFMNPVNGLFGHLFNALGIPPFDFLSQAPLASIIFIVSWQWLPFATLILLTALQSLDQEQLEAAEMDGAGALSRFYHIMVPHLSRAITVVILIQTIFLLSIFAEILVTTNGGPGTASTNLTYLIYMQSLLQFDVGGGSAGGVVAIILANIVAIFLMRMIGKNLDA
- a CDS encoding carbohydrate ABC transporter permease gives rise to the protein MARAVSNRRKTIVTIAAWIIGFAIFFPILWIIILSFKSEGNAIKTPIEVLTSQWTLDSYATVQERSNYLRHFWNSVILSVGSTVIGLIIAVPAAWAMAFVPGKRTKDVLMWMLSTKMLPPVGVLVPIYLIFRNLGLLDTRIGLVIVLTLINLPIIIWMLYTYFREIPGEILEAARMDGANLRNEIIYVLTPMAVPGIASTLLLNIILAWNEAFWTLNLTAAKAAPLTAFIASYSSPEGLFYAKLSAASTMAIAPILIMGWFSQKQLVRGLTFGAVK
- a CDS encoding ABC transporter ATP-binding protein; its protein translation is MGRITLDQVTKSFGDVNVIPPLDLTIDDGEFVVFVGPSGCGKSTLLRLIAGLEDVSSGQIRIDGEDATNMAPAQRGLAMVFQSYALYPHMSVRKNIAFPMKMAGVPEDEQKRRIDSAAAALNLTDYLERRPGQLSGGQRQRVAIGRAIVREPSAFLFDEPLSNLDAALRVGMRLEIMELHKRLDTTMIYVTHDQVEAMTMADKIVVLRAGNIEQVGSPLELYRAPRNEFVAGFIGSPKMNLLKGEVARTYNASTIGVRPEHIAVSTSEGLWHGTVGVAEHLGSDTFIHVHEHGMGSEPLTVRVDGELPVKHGDRIFMTPDQDKMHRFDEQGLRK
- a CDS encoding mannitol dehydrogenase family protein gives rise to the protein MKLVNETLGDLDKRVALPGYDRKSLSHGIVHVGLGNFHRAHQAVYLDDLFGKGLDHDWAITGAGVRAPDAKMRELLLAQDCLSTVIEMSPSGESPRITGAMIDYVEIDETNGPLIAKMTDPATRIVSLTVTEGGYYVDPTTETFDPSHPDIAADGKTPDAPRTVFGAIVAALKARRAAGTPPFTVMSCDNIPGNGDVTRDAVVGTARLSDAELAGWITENVAFPNSMVDRITPATGDAERALAATYGLDDPVPVTCEPFRQWVLEDNFPQGRPRLEEVGVTFTDHVHDYERMKIRILNGGHAIIAYSGALLGCLLADQAMAHPLVHAYFRKVEEQEVLPHVTPVPEFTPGAYLELIDSRFSNPAVKDTTRRLCLDGSNRQPKFIVPSIQDGLRVGTPVDGLALESALWCRYCAGTLEDGSAIAPNDPDWDRLVALSAEAKDRPQAWLEQRTVYGALASNDAFAARFATWLDRLWTDGTAKTLETYLAD
- the xylB gene encoding xylulokinase; this translates as MSFLGLDLGTSGLRALLTDEGGTPLASAERHYEASHPRSGWSEQDPADWIAALEGAVEELRAHPSWAGLRGIGVAGHMHGAVTLDADDRVIRPCILWNDTRSHAEAARLDTIPGVRALSGNIVFPGFTAPKLLWMQAHEPEAFARVARVLLPAAYLNLYLTGDHVADMSDSAGTSWLDTGARDWSDRLLEAGNMRRDQMPRLVEGCAPAGILREDLARQWGVGPGAAVAGGAGDNAAAACGTGVLSEGQGFVSLGTSGVLLAARDGYRPSPDTALHSFCHAVPGTWYQMGVMLSCTDSLNWLARITGARPAELTAALGDCLTAPGRVRFLPYLSGERTPHNDADIRGAFTGIGAETTREDLTRAVLEGVSFGLRDSAEALRSVGARPAQLLAIGGGSGSRYWLRLLATVLDTPLHLPKAGEFGAALGAARLGRIAATGESPAEVMTPPATGEVVEPVSALVPAFDTAYRRFGPAYRGIRAIQ